In the Solibacillus sp. FSL K6-1523 genome, one interval contains:
- a CDS encoding stalk domain-containing protein yields the protein MKKFSTIILVIIMLSSISWITASANTTVTLDGGKVVNNRTLVPLRAIFEELGATVQWNQKDKTITAKKGQTTISLKVGSKTAQINKKAVTIDVPAQVYSGSTLVPLRFISESFGVKTTWNAKEETAILTAGDKTIVVNAGEFESAVALEATDIKSSPGEIYSTIGVISDGANVNVTGGVPTGYDQEDWFSYEKYGWSKVQYGGLTGWVATHHLSFQNPYSWAPGIKDTTLNQLKMEFVGKNDKYKLVEAGAFNGVGSLEFYVQFDGVGQWYRVVSINPKTGWYHG from the coding sequence ATGAAGAAATTTTCAACGATAATATTAGTCATCATAATGTTAAGCAGCATTAGTTGGATAACGGCAAGTGCGAATACGACTGTCACTTTAGACGGTGGTAAAGTCGTCAACAATCGTACCCTCGTACCATTACGTGCGATTTTTGAAGAATTAGGCGCGACTGTTCAATGGAATCAAAAAGATAAAACAATTACAGCTAAAAAAGGGCAAACGACAATTTCGTTAAAGGTCGGCTCAAAAACAGCACAAATTAACAAAAAAGCAGTTACAATTGATGTGCCTGCGCAAGTGTATAGCGGCTCAACATTAGTACCATTACGCTTTATTAGTGAATCCTTTGGTGTAAAAACTACATGGAACGCAAAAGAAGAAACAGCAATTTTAACGGCAGGCGATAAAACAATCGTCGTAAATGCAGGCGAATTCGAGAGCGCAGTCGCACTAGAAGCAACCGACATCAAATCTTCCCCTGGTGAAATTTATAGCACGATTGGTGTCATTTCAGACGGGGCAAACGTAAATGTCACAGGTGGTGTACCAACTGGTTACGATCAAGAGGATTGGTTTAGCTATGAAAAATACGGTTGGTCGAAAGTACAATATGGGGGATTAACAGGTTGGGTTGCAACGCATCATTTATCATTCCAAAACCCGTACAGTTGGGCACCAGGCATAAAAGACACTACGTTAAACCAACTTAAAATGGAGTTTGTCGGAAAAAATGATAAATACAAACTAGTTGAAGCAGGCGCATTTAATGGGGTTGGTTCACTAGAGTTTTATGTACAATTTGATGGTGTTGGTCAGTGGTATAGAGTCGTATCGATTAACCCAAAGACGGGTTGGTATCACGGATAA
- a CDS encoding glutathionylspermidine synthase family protein, whose amino-acid sequence MKEKNHLNAITEQRTAFYSQYPHFFANVDELEYALYDILPMTQEKIDEIDYATNILWRIFQKVAKQFKHLSVEQLLLLGIREEMIPFISLDYLPQQSVLARFDFICTEDGGIKAIELNGDTPFLITETFEMNQYLCDEFGYENPNRADMLIKSLSQALFASIHYLKKPTSAPIKVVITGKEAHEDFEENVHVEYILKHLPFDIEYVPIKQLIIYEADTATIERGLYTPSMERIDILYRPAHPLEFLIDDVSDDGELTRIGISLLELVRDKQLAIINSPAAYVLQSKILLWLIWERRGEPLLFTAEERAAIEKYMLPTYMSAEPFVSEGIGYVKKPVFSREGNTIEIHKANGEKQAASQFAHYTDNLYIYQQYIEMPSIDITLKDGKHSKKWLIGSFVADGRACGLACRVGNDITEWDSHWLAVGAEK is encoded by the coding sequence ATGAAGGAAAAGAATCACTTAAATGCAATTACAGAGCAACGTACCGCATTTTACAGTCAATACCCTCATTTTTTTGCAAATGTGGATGAGTTGGAATATGCCTTGTATGATATTTTGCCGATGACTCAGGAAAAAATCGACGAAATTGATTATGCAACGAATATTTTGTGGCGCATTTTTCAGAAGGTAGCGAAGCAGTTTAAGCACTTATCAGTGGAACAGCTACTTTTGCTCGGCATTCGAGAAGAAATGATTCCGTTTATTTCACTCGATTATTTACCGCAGCAATCAGTTTTGGCACGCTTTGACTTTATTTGTACAGAAGATGGTGGGATAAAAGCGATTGAATTAAATGGAGATACGCCATTTTTAATTACCGAAACTTTTGAAATGAACCAGTATTTATGCGATGAATTTGGTTATGAAAACCCGAATCGGGCTGACATGTTAATTAAAAGTCTTTCGCAAGCGTTATTTGCATCGATTCACTATTTAAAAAAGCCAACATCTGCACCAATTAAAGTTGTAATAACAGGGAAAGAGGCGCATGAAGACTTCGAGGAAAATGTGCATGTCGAGTATATTCTAAAGCATTTGCCTTTCGACATTGAGTACGTGCCGATTAAACAGCTAATTATATATGAAGCAGATACCGCTACAATTGAGCGCGGCTTATATACGCCGAGTATGGAACGGATTGATATTTTATATCGCCCAGCGCATCCCCTCGAATTTTTAATTGATGATGTATCCGATGACGGCGAGCTAACTCGAATCGGTATTTCCTTGCTAGAATTGGTTCGAGATAAACAATTAGCAATTATTAATTCACCTGCAGCATATGTCCTTCAATCCAAAATTCTGCTGTGGTTAATTTGGGAACGCCGGGGCGAACCGTTATTATTTACCGCTGAAGAACGTGCAGCCATTGAAAAATATATGTTACCTACATACATGAGCGCAGAACCATTTGTTAGTGAGGGGATTGGCTATGTAAAAAAGCCAGTATTTTCACGGGAAGGTAATACGATTGAAATTCATAAAGCAAATGGAGAAAAGCAAGCAGCATCTCAATTTGCGCATTATACAGATAATCTTTATATTTATCAGCAATATATAGAAATGCCCTCCATTGATATTACATTAAAGGATGGCAAGCATTCGAAAAAATGGCTGATTGGTTCATTTGTTGCAGATGGGCGAGCTTGCGGGCTTGCTTGTCGTGTAGGCAATGACATAACAGAATGGGATTCACATTGGTTGGCTGTAGGTGCAGAGAAATAA
- a CDS encoding LamG domain-containing protein, with translation MSTSNLKKPITNSCLYYGYPSSFSGTYKVEDCATLFAKYDLVVWGDRYQDPSHQDYSNAVAIAKSMLNKNSTMEFLGYIPIGMDNSAGSNLKMNELKSRVYAWKTLGCTGIFLDEFGFDYRVTRERQNEIVNYIHTLSMNVIANSWRIDYAFSSKSMPLSWLSNFDGNPNKLLPVLNENDYYMFENAWYEWNSDTTQTEVKYAEGSLPKNRMYEAIDYYQKAQTDYGGLSYYEKFKTKTFALDGVSKELLDETKEKYFMTGMMASLLMNIDTYCMSTDSWGARGKYHKFNQPDYYELYKPNKHVIKAAKKYSSFDDVFTAVIGTNTLELTWVQDAARPENPELGIHKVTWNGQLVDSFNFVMESPPEIPENPDISKPCIIDSVESDPLKPEVGQIWLRSDSTSDHPLRIMTVDGIKGIRLVDPIDNSPTIEKKIVLDGLAGYWNAKQGLTTGTWKNIAPATIGSHNAINKDIVVDEKGAKFNSTLLSRVDIPHANSLTNTTLEFFFTHNTISHEGHWLFGTSSGNRLVIYGNNKPNFKQVVAGKSVSTSPNIVLAAGTLNHIAIRIAGTTTDVFVNGVKIPVAVPTGLFEWRQKIFLGTYSGSEYKFDGYLHSFKLYNRALTDLEIEQNRAVGIDIGL, from the coding sequence ATGAGTACGTCTAATCTAAAAAAGCCCATTACAAATTCATGCCTATACTATGGTTACCCAAGTTCATTCAGTGGTACTTATAAAGTAGAGGATTGTGCAACATTATTCGCTAAATATGATTTAGTTGTTTGGGGAGATCGGTACCAAGATCCTAGCCATCAGGATTATAGTAATGCAGTTGCCATCGCAAAGTCTATGTTGAATAAGAACTCTACAATGGAGTTCCTTGGCTATATCCCAATTGGCATGGATAATAGTGCCGGATCTAATTTAAAGATGAATGAACTGAAATCTAGAGTATATGCATGGAAAACTCTCGGCTGTACGGGGATTTTTCTTGATGAATTTGGATTTGATTATAGAGTAACGAGAGAACGCCAAAATGAAATTGTGAATTATATACATACCTTAAGTATGAATGTAATTGCTAATTCATGGAGAATAGATTACGCATTTAGTTCAAAAAGTATGCCACTTTCATGGTTGAGTAATTTTGATGGAAACCCAAATAAATTACTTCCTGTGTTAAACGAAAATGATTACTACATGTTCGAAAATGCTTGGTATGAATGGAATTCGGATACAACACAAACAGAAGTGAAATATGCTGAAGGTAGCCTCCCTAAAAATAGAATGTATGAGGCGATTGATTATTACCAAAAAGCACAAACCGATTATGGTGGATTAAGTTATTATGAAAAATTCAAAACGAAAACATTTGCATTAGATGGTGTAAGTAAAGAATTGCTGGATGAAACAAAAGAAAAGTACTTTATGACAGGTATGATGGCATCTCTTCTTATGAATATAGACACTTACTGTATGTCTACAGATAGTTGGGGGGCCCGTGGAAAATACCATAAATTTAATCAACCAGACTATTATGAGCTATATAAACCGAATAAACATGTCATTAAAGCGGCAAAAAAATACAGTAGTTTTGATGATGTATTTACGGCTGTCATTGGAACGAATACGTTAGAGCTAACGTGGGTGCAAGATGCTGCTCGTCCAGAAAATCCAGAATTGGGAATTCATAAAGTAACATGGAATGGGCAGCTAGTTGATTCTTTTAATTTTGTAATGGAATCTCCGCCAGAAATTCCAGAAAACCCAGACATTTCGAAGCCATGTATCATTGATTCAGTTGAAAGTGATCCTCTTAAACCGGAAGTTGGTCAAATATGGTTAAGGAGTGACAGTACGTCCGATCATCCATTAAGAATCATGACAGTTGATGGGATTAAGGGGATTCGTTTAGTAGATCCAATAGACAATTCACCAACCATCGAAAAGAAAATTGTGTTGGATGGTTTAGCGGGATATTGGAATGCGAAACAAGGATTGACCACTGGAACTTGGAAAAATATAGCCCCTGCAACAATCGGCTCACATAATGCGATTAATAAAGATATTGTAGTGGATGAAAAAGGAGCTAAATTTAACAGTACGTTATTATCTAGAGTTGATATACCGCATGCAAATAGTTTAACAAATACAACGCTTGAATTCTTTTTCACTCATAATACGATTAGTCATGAAGGACATTGGCTATTTGGAACAAGTTCGGGAAATCGACTTGTTATTTATGGAAACAACAAGCCAAATTTCAAGCAAGTAGTTGCAGGGAAATCAGTTAGTACTAGTCCAAATATCGTACTTGCAGCAGGAACGTTGAATCATATAGCGATTCGGATTGCGGGTACAACAACAGATGTGTTTGTAAATGGTGTGAAAATTCCTGTAGCTGTGCCAACTGGACTATTTGAGTGGCGTCAAAAAATTTTCCTTGGAACCTATTCTGGTTCGGAATATAAGTTTGATGGCTATTTACATTCATTCAAATTATACAATCGCGCGCTGACGGACTTGGAAATAGAACAAAATAGAGCAGTAGGTATTGATATAGGATTGTAG
- a CDS encoding MDR family MFS transporter codes for MEKYHWDVNLKIRLLGETLFNLLYWMYFPFIAVYFSQTISLTWAGFLLMIPPIISLLFNLIGGYLADTFGRRPTMILGSSIQTGMFALFALSPSPWLDYAAFLGIGIGTAFYKPASDAMVADLVDESNRKEVFATFMTMNNIGAVLGPIIGAILFFEYRSLLLWSCTTVTLIYTVLLFIQLKETVPQKNTSAKFSASQVLSTQFKDYIAMRKDKAFMYYIVAGIFSVIAIMQLDLYLAIYITEYVPLQTLFHWNDWLIQIEGAEVLGLILGLNGVLFVLFVLPITKWLKSWTDESVFILSCLLAGFGMFAVGFTTNIWILFCLTFIFTFGEIVRAPVIYNFVSKHAPTKARAQYMGAANMQFTLGRFVAPITVLLATWLSPITIFSVILLSAFISLALYKRLFSLPTPTIK; via the coding sequence ATGGAAAAATACCACTGGGATGTCAATTTGAAAATTCGACTGCTAGGTGAAACGTTATTTAATTTGTTATATTGGATGTATTTCCCCTTTATCGCTGTGTATTTTAGCCAAACAATTAGTTTAACATGGGCAGGATTTTTGCTAATGATCCCCCCAATTATTAGTCTACTCTTCAATTTAATTGGTGGTTATTTAGCAGATACTTTCGGGCGTCGTCCCACAATGATTCTAGGTAGTAGCATACAAACGGGGATGTTTGCCCTATTCGCTCTATCCCCCTCACCTTGGTTGGATTATGCCGCCTTTCTTGGAATTGGTATAGGCACAGCGTTTTATAAACCTGCAAGTGATGCGATGGTGGCAGATTTAGTCGATGAATCTAATCGAAAAGAAGTGTTTGCCACTTTTATGACGATGAATAATATCGGGGCTGTCCTAGGTCCAATCATTGGGGCTATTTTATTTTTTGAATATCGTTCTCTACTATTGTGGAGCTGTACGACTGTAACACTTATTTATACAGTACTTTTATTTATTCAATTAAAAGAAACCGTACCTCAAAAAAATACGTCTGCGAAATTTTCAGCTTCTCAAGTACTCTCAACGCAATTCAAAGACTATATTGCTATGCGAAAAGACAAGGCTTTTATGTATTATATTGTCGCTGGCATTTTTTCTGTCATCGCCATTATGCAATTAGATTTATATTTAGCCATATACATTACAGAATATGTACCTTTACAAACATTATTTCATTGGAATGACTGGTTGATACAAATTGAAGGAGCAGAGGTTTTAGGCTTAATATTAGGACTAAATGGCGTATTATTTGTTCTATTTGTTTTACCAATAACGAAATGGTTAAAATCTTGGACAGATGAAAGTGTGTTTATACTATCTTGTCTTCTAGCCGGATTTGGTATGTTTGCTGTTGGATTTACAACGAATATTTGGATCCTTTTCTGCTTAACTTTTATTTTTACATTTGGAGAAATTGTAAGAGCACCAGTTATTTATAATTTTGTTAGTAAACATGCACCTACAAAAGCGAGAGCACAATATATGGGCGCTGCAAATATGCAATTTACTTTAGGGCGTTTCGTAGCACCCATTACGGTATTGTTAGCAACATGGCTATCACCTATTACTATTTTTAGTGTTATCTTACTAAGTGCCTTCATTAGTCTGGCTCTCTATAAAAGATTATTTAGTTTACCTACACCAACGATTAAATGA